A single region of the Glycine max cultivar Williams 82 chromosome 20, Glycine_max_v4.0, whole genome shotgun sequence genome encodes:
- the LOC102670267 gene encoding uncharacterized protein, which translates to MWLKDSMTCLVTFSVMDSSSWSLICWVSCCNSSGGREEALRDIRGADLKYCLMTAKTMRPKEEEKEEKEEEEDWRFDTAQTLVSRFLQVFSFFEDEGESPVESDETKVQTWSSQHYRNEPVVVVAAPRLQKYSTFDDQSGEKPLLLPIRSLKSRLSEEDIDVQSLNMSMSSKRFSSYSNRKAEVKAVDADDVDAEVQSQKRSTSSKRFSSNSNRNTKVEGSRAENKKKESVVLPSPIPWRSRSGRLEHKQEEFDEASNMMFPSSKEESHPVKSQPSCASSRDNSVSFSPSCGI; encoded by the exons ATGTGGCTGAAGGATTCCATGACCTGCCTtgtcactttctctgtgatggactcctctagctggtccctgatttgctggGTCAGTTGCTGCaattcgtcaggaggcagggaggaagcgctGCGTGACATCCGTGGAGCTGATctaaagtattgcttgatg ACGGCGAAGACGATGCGTCCGAAGGAGGAGGAGaaagaggagaaggaggaggaggaggattgGAG GTTTGACACTGCACAAACTCTTGTGTCAAGGTTCCTTcaggttttttcttttttcgaggACGAGGGTGAGAGCCCCGTCGAGTCTGATGAAACAAAAGTCCAAACTTGGAGCAGCCAACATTATAGGAACGAACCTgtggttgttgttgctgctccACGATTGCAAAAATATTCTACTTTTGATGACCAGAGTGGGGAGAAGCCTCTGCTTTTGCCCATTCGAAGCTTGAAATCTCGCTTATCTGAAGAAGATATTGATGTTCAATCTCTGAACATGTCAATGAGTTCTAAAAGATTTTCAAGCTATTCGAATAGAAAAGCAGAAGTTAAAGCTGTTGATGCTGATGATGTCGATGCTGAAGTTCAGTCTCAAAAGAGGTCAACATCTTCCAAAAGATTTTCAAGCAATTCAAATAGAAACACAAAAGTTGAAGGTTCTAGAGCTGAGAACAAGAAGAAAGAGAGTGTGGTGCTTCCTTCTCCCATTCCATGGCGTTCAAGATCAGGAAGATTGGAACATAAGCAAGAAGAATTTGATGAAGCCTCTAACATGATGTTTCCTTCTTCAAAGGAGGAATCTCACCCTGTGAAGTCTCAACCTTCTTGCGCTTCTTCACGAGACAATTCCGtgtctttttctccttcttgtGGAATTTGA